A region of Canis lupus familiaris isolate Mischka breed German Shepherd chromosome 38, alternate assembly UU_Cfam_GSD_1.0, whole genome shotgun sequence DNA encodes the following proteins:
- the AIDA gene encoding axin interactor, dorsalization-associated protein, protein MSEVTRSLLQRWGASFRRGADFDSWGQLVEAIDEYQILARHLQKEAQAQHNNSEFTEEQKKTIGKIATCLELRSAALQSTQSQEEFKLEDLKKLEPILKNILTYNKEFPFDVQPVPLRRILAPGEEEHLEFEEDEEEGGAGAGSPDSFPARVPGTLLPRLPAEPGMTSLTIRIEKIGLKDAGQCIDPYITVSVKDLNGIDLTPVQDTPVASRKEDTYVHFNVDIELQKHVEKLTKGAAIFFEFKHYKPKKRFTSTKCFAFMEMDEIKAGPIVIELYKKPTDFKRKKLQLLTKKPLYLHLHQTLHKE, encoded by the exons ATGTCGGAGGTGACCCGCAGTCTGCTGCAGCGCTGGGGCGCCAGCTTCAGGAGGGGCGCCGACTTCGACTCCTGGGGCCAGCTGGTGGAGGCGATAGACGAGTATCAGAT aTTAGCAAGACATCTACAAAAAGAGGCCCAAGCTCAACACAATAATTCTGAATTCACAGAAGAACAAAAG aAAACCATAGGCAAAATTGCAACATGCTTGGAATTACGAAGTGCAGCTTTGCAG tCCACACAGTCTCAAGAAGAATTTAAACTGGAGGACCTGAAGAAGCTAGAAccaa TCCTAAAGAATATTCTTACATATAATAAAGAGTTCCCATTTGATGTTCAACCTGTCCctttaag AAGAATTTTAGCACCCGGTGAAGAAGAGCATTTGGAAtttgaagaagatgaagaagagggTGGTGCTGGAGCAGGGTCTCCTGATTCCTTTCCTGCTAGAGTTCCTG GCACTTTACTACCCAGGCTGCCGGCAGAACCAGGGATGACGTCGCTCACTATCAGAATTGAGAAAATCGGTCTGAAGGATGCGGGGCAGTGCATCGATCCCTATATTACAGTTAGTGTAAAGG ATCTGAATGGCATAGATTTAACTCCTGTGCAAGATACTCCTGTGGCTTCAAGAAAAGAAGATACGTACGTTCATTTTAATGTGGACATTGAGCTCCAGAAGCATGTTGAAAAATTAACCAAAG GTGCAGCTATCTTCTTTGAATTCAAACACTACAAGCCTAAAAAAAGGTTCACCAGCACCAAGTGCTTTGCTTTCATGGAGATGGATGAAATTAAAGCCGGGCCGATTGTAATAGAACT ATACAAGAAACCCactgactttaaaagaaagaaattgcagtTATTGACCAAGAAACCACTTTATCTTCATCTACATCAGACTTTGCACAAGGAATGA